A DNA window from Tenuifilaceae bacterium CYCD contains the following coding sequences:
- a CDS encoding hypothetical protein (possible pseudo due to internal stop codon), protein MNLAIHYETKVKLEFEAEDNKGNTELEPDGTKSDRDLPAVLYTGASYKFTDKFSAAIDFNYYFQKEADWDKFSDGTEKSDAAGNCYHIALGAYYQLLPKLQLSAGCKYIHFDYSNQELYYTQMGVYESVKYDNFNVGLGAGYDVTDNIQIDLGVGRTFWKDKTIKYGSSAGVPVDIKNSSYVLALGLDLKF, encoded by the coding sequence TTGAATCTAGCCATTCATTATGAAACTAAGGTAAAACTTGAATTTGAAGCCGAAGATAACAAGGGAAATACGGAGTTGGAGCCTGATGGAACAAAATCTGACCGGGATTTACCCGCAGTTCTATATACTGGTGCATCGTATAAATTCACAGATAAGTTTTCCGCAGCCATAGATTTCAACTATTACTTCCAAAAAGAAGCAGATTGGGACAAATTTAGTGATGGAACAGAAAAGTCTGATGCTGCTGGAAATTGCTACCATATTGCATTAGGTGCATACTATCAACTTTTACCTAAACTTCAACTCAGCGCGGGTTGCAAGTATATTCATTTCGATTACTCAAACCAGGAACTCTATTACACCCAAATGGGCGTGTACGAATCGGTTAAGTACGATAATTTTAACGTAGGCCTTGGGGCTGGATATGATGTAACCGATAACATTCAAATTGACCTTGGTGTTGGACGTACATTCTGGAAGGATAAAACCATTAAATATGGAAGTAGTGCCGGAGTGCCTGTAGATATAAAGAACTCATCGTACGTATTGGCCTTGGGGCTGGATTTAAAGTTCTAA